In Ptychodera flava strain L36383 chromosome 21, AS_Pfla_20210202, whole genome shotgun sequence, a genomic segment contains:
- the LOC139120957 gene encoding uncharacterized protein, with amino-acid sequence MTTNLVGMKWNTVTDEIGYKDKDTKLTDQSDCDTSELHTKREVVKRVASLYDPLGYVSPVHIRAKMLIQEIWKSNLDWDESLPQEIVTNWREIRNDLDHVTDTVLARRYFPDCSSDNNDYELHCFADASMKGYGCATYLVHDSKSSLVMAKNRVAPIKEITLPKLELMAAVIGARLTKFVHTALASRINITKSVLWLDSQIVLHWLRSDKTLPRFIRNRVNEIRTTIPNATFKYCPTRDNPADVLTRGINSKQLKESQLWWNGPYWLKTGDWPVSRLITDTDANEQETAMVVKANPTTNHANADKTHTGITKIIDVNRYSSLTRLRRITALVLRFVGNLRNPNNRVTGEITAREIKAAEKLWIIGVQSECYADELRLLKSNERKHGQLVKQLKLFLDEDHIVRCGGRLHNSPLTETAKFPALIPKYHHFTRLIVLYHHRRSKHIGLQGTVTTLRQYYWIPSIRIVVKSVTRHCVTCKFVIGQSYQAPIRPPLPKMRVTDHPAFTVTGVDFTGNSTLNRKSARKPNAMFVYSPALRHVVYT; translated from the coding sequence ATGACCACAAACCTTGTCGGCATGAAATGGAATACGGTTACTGACGAAATTGGCTATAAGGACAAGGATACAAAGCTTACAGATCAGAGTGACTGTGATACTTCAGAGCTACACACAAAACGCGAGGTCGTCAAACGCGTCGCTTCATTGTACGACCCACTAGGATACGTATCACCTGTCCACATCAGAGCGAAGATGCTTATCCAAGAAATCTGGAAATCAAATCTAGACTGGGATGAGTCTCTCCCACAAGAAATCGTTACTAATTGGCGAGAAATTAGAAACGACCTTGATCATGTGACTGACACTGTGTTGGCGAGACGATATTTTCCAGATTGCAGTTCGGACAATAACGACTACGAACTCCACTGTTTCGCAGATGCCAGTATGAAAGGATATGGTTGCGCTACATATCTGGTCCATGATTCGAAATCATCACTCGTAATGGCGAAAAACAGGGTTGCTCCGATCAAAGAAATTACTCTGCCCAAACTGGAATTGATGGCAGCTGTAATCGGAGCAAGACTGACCAAGTTTGTACACACTGCACTGGCTAGCAGAATCAACATAACTAAATCTGTTCTATGGCTAGACAGTCAAATCGTGCTACACTGGCTTAGAAGTGACAAAACACTACCACGCTTCATCAGAAACCGAGTGAACGAAATTCGCACAACAATACCGAATGCTACTTTCAAATACTGCCCGACGCGGGACAACCCAGCTGACGTCCTCACCCGGGGTATTAACTCAAAGCAACTAAAGGAATCACAGCTATGGTGGAACGGACCGTACTGGTTGAAAACCGGTGACTGGCCAGTATCAAGGCTAATCACAGACACAGACGCGAACGAACAGGAAACCGCTATGGTAGTAAAGGCAAACCCTACTACAAACCACGCGAACGCAGACAAAACGCACACGGGAATTACCAAGATTATTGATGTCAATCGTTACAGTTCCCTAACTCGACTGCGTAGGATAACAGCATTAGTTCTACGTTTTGTCGGAAATCTGCGGAATCCTAACAATCGGGTAACCGGTGAAATAACCGCTAGAGAGATCAAAGCCGCAGAGAAACTTTGGATCATCGGCGTCCAATCAGAGTGCTACGCAGATGAACTCAGACTGCTCAAATCAAACGAGAGAAAACACGGACAACTCGTCAAACAGTTGAAACTCTTTCTAGACGAAGATCACATTGTCCGCTGTGGAGGTCGTCTTCACAACTCGCCGCTGACGGAAACAGCAAAATTTCCAGCATTGATACCGAAGTACCATCACTTCACGCGCCTCATCGTGTTGTATCATCATCGTCGTTCCAAGCACATCGGCTTACAAGGAACAGTCACAACACTACGCCAATACTATTGGATACCAAGTATTCGCATTGTTGTGAAATCAGTCACACGTCATTGTGTCACTTGCAAATTCGTAATCGGACAATCATATCAGGCACCTATAAGGCCACCACTACCCAAGATGAGAGTTACCGATCACCCAGCATTTACTGTAACAGGTGTCGATTTTACAGGGAACTCTACGTTAAATCGGAAATCAGCAAGGAAACCAAACGCTATGTTTGTTTATTCACCTGCGCTACGACACGTGGTGTACACTTAG
- the LOC139120958 gene encoding uncharacterized protein, translating to MSQTVLEKRSHRLSRLLEQFHARWSNEYLTALKERDFNCVRGSTTNEIKVGDVVLIHDSQKKRAQWKLAIVQKLNAGNDGLVRSAEIKTANGPSNRPITKLHPLEINTGDVNGTSPSTDDCATTNHIRRSSRRATKEAMRRIKEWNRVIATDEQ from the coding sequence ATGTCGCAAACCGTCTTGGAGAAGAGATCTCATCGTCTTTCAAGACTTTTAGAGCAATTTCACGCTCGTTGGAGCAACGAATACTTGACTGCACTGAAGGAAAGAGACTTTAATTGCGTGAGGGGCTCCACTACGAATGAAATTAAAGTCGGAGACGTCGTACTCATACACGACAGTCAGAAGAAACGTGCGCAATGGAAACTAGCCATTGTACAGAAACTGAACGCTGGCAACGACGGGTTAGTTCGCTCAGCTGAAATTAAAACGGCAAATGGACCTAGCAACCGACCTATCACCAAATTACATCCCCTTGAAATAAACACTGGCGATGTCAACGGAACCAGCCCATCAACAGATGATTGCGCTACAACTAATCACATCCGACGCTCATCCAGACGAGCAACAAAGGAGGCTATGAGACGAATCAAGGAGTGGAATAGAGTAATTGCCACGGATGAACAATGA